A region of the Candidatus Pelagibacter ubique HTCC1062 genome:
CAAATAATTCCAAGCAATTACACCTAAAAGCCAAGTTATATAAACTTTCATTGTTATATTATATCTTAGTTTGATGTTAAAAATATTTATTTTTGATAGTATAAATTCATGCACAAAAATTTTTTTCACAATATAAAGGTTTATTATGAAGACACTGATGCTGGTGGTGTTGTTTATTATGCGAACTATTTGAAGTTTCTTGAAAGAGCAAGAACAGAAGCATTGTTTACAATCGGTTTTAATAATAAAAAAATTAAAGAAGATTATGGAGCCTTAATTGTTGTTAAATCTTGTAACATTGAGTACAAAAAACCCTCTTATCTTGAAGACGAGTTAAAAATTAGATCCTTTGTTAAATCTATTACAAAGACTTCTTTTTTTATGTCACAATTTATTTCTAGAGATGAAGAATTAATTGTTGAGGCAAAAGTACATTTAGTTTTTGTAGATAAAAATGGAAAACCTATAAAAGTTCCAGAGGACATTTTCAAAGATTTTAAACCTTATTTTTGCGATAACATTAAAATTAAATAATTTTCTTAGCCTTCTTTAACAAGCTTACCATTTTTTGTGTATTAATTATTTTTCTATTAACATTTCTTGGACTAGGGTGATAACTAGGAATTAGAATTTTATTATCTGGTAATAAATATTTTACACCATGTATGAAGATTAATTTTTTATCAAAATGATAATTTTTTTTATAAAATTCTATACAATTATCAAATGAAACTTTACCTAACGCTATAATAACTTTTAAATTTTTTAATAAGATCAATTCATTTTTAAAAAATGTTGAACAGTTGATTAATTCATTTTTTAAAGGTTTATCTTCTGGAGGGACACATTTAAGAATATTTGTAATATAGGTTTTATTTAATTTTAAACCATCATCAATATGCGTAGAAGTTGATCTATTCGATATGTTAGCTTTAAATAAACAGTTAAATAGAAAATCTCCAGATTTATCTCCAGTGAAGGCTCTGCCTGTCCTAGTACCTCCATGAGCTGCAGGTGCTAGACCTACTATTAATAGTTTAGCGTTAATATCACCAAATCCTGTAACTGGTTTAGCCCAATAAGTTTCTTTCATATTTTGTTTTCTTTTTTTTACAGAAATTTTTTTACTAAATTCAATTAACCTAGGACAACTTTTACATTTAACTATTGAATTATTTAATTTTTTGAATTTTATACTCATATATGCAATTTATAAAATTTTTTTTATTAATACTTTTATCTTTCAATATTTCAGTAAAAGCAAATTCAAATGATGAAATACAAAGTTTGTTAAAAGAAGGTAAAAAATTAATATTTATAAGACATGCAATTGCACCAGGTGGAGGTGATCCGTTAGATTTTGATATATTAAATTGTGAAACCCAACGAAATTTAAGCATAGAGGGTATTGAACAATCTAAAAACATTGGGAAGTTTTTTTCAGAAAATAATATTAAAATTGATAAAGTATTATCAAGTGAGTGGTGTAGATGTAAACAAACAGCTCAGCATGCTTTTGATAAATATCAAACAAAAAGTTTCTTAAATTCATTTTTCAGTGCAAAATTTGCAAGTAATAAAAATAAACAAATTTATGATTTAAAAAAATATATTAATGAATGGAACGGTGATAATAATTTAGTGTTAGTAACACATTATGTAACAATTCAAGAAGTACTAAATATTTCACCTTCTTCTGGAGAGATAATCATTTCAGATAAAAATTTTAATGTTCTTGCTCGACAAAATTTTTAAAAAATATAAACTAATAAAATGTCATCTAAAAAAGCTATGAAGTTAGCTCAAAAACAAGCTTATGCTAAACATAGAAGCAATATAACTAATAGTAGATTTGGTTCAAAAAAAATAAATTTTACAAGTAAAGTTAACAAGAAACATAAAAAATCTTAATTTTTTTACAAAAACTTGCACTTATCAACATTTAAATTTTGGAGGCACCTGTGTCTCTATTTATTACTGCTTTAATTTTAATTAATATTTTTTTCATTTTTGTCTGCATAAAAAAGTGCAATTAATAAAATCGCTGTCCAAATTATCCCTATAAAAGCTTTGGGTCCAGTTTCTGCACTCCATATATTTAAAACCAATGCTCCAAAGATTAATCCCGCAACATAAATTAATATAGCTAAAGTAGATTTACTCATTATTCAAATTCTTTTTATAAAGTGAAATTCCATTTTCAATCTTATGATCATAAGATTCTTTAAAACTCTCTAATTGCCAGCCACTCAGACGTGTCTGAATAATCGTTAAGTTTGATTTTTTCCATTCTTCTGTAGTTTCTTGCATTTTCCACATTTTTTTTTCCTCATTATTTCTTGCACAACCATAACAATATCCTGTTTGAGGATCTGTTTTACATATGCTTATACATGGAGAAATAATCATTTTTTTTAAATTATTAGTAAATATAATTGATTATTAATATATTTCATTATTATTGTCATTGGACAAATAGAAACTATCCTATATAAAGCCACAAGAATTGTGGGCGAATGGCGGAATTGGTAGACGCGCTGGTCTTAGGAACCAGTATTGAAAGATGTGAAGGTTCGAGTCCTTTTTCGCCTACCAACAAGTTTAAAAAATTATGAAAGTTACAGTAGAAAATAAAAAAGGTTTAAACAAAGACATTAAAGTTTTCATAGATAAAGAAACTATGAATTCTTATATGGATGAAAAATATGAAGAAATTAAAAAGACTGTTAACTTAAAAGGTTTTAGACCTGGGAAGGTGCCTAAAGAAGTTTTAAAAAGACAATTTGGCCAAGCAATTTTTAGTGAAGTTCTAGATAAAGTTCTAAAAGACACATCAGTTAAAGCTTTAGAAGATAATAAAATTAAGCCAGCCGGACAACCAAAGCTTGATCTTAAAACCTATGGTGAAGATAAGGATTTAGAATATGTAATGTCGATAACAGAACTTCCAAAAGTAGAGTTAAAGTCTGTTGAAAATATTAAATTTGATGAATATTCAGTTAAAATTGACACAAATGAAACAGATAAAAGAATTAAAGAAATTGCCAAAAGTCAGAACAATTTTAAAGAAGTTGCAGCAGATGTTAGAGCAGTAGAGGAAAATTTAGTTATTTTTGACTACAAAGCAACGATTGATGGAAAAGATTTTACTGGTGGTGAAGGAAAAAATACTCAATTAATTCTAGGTAAGGACTTATTTATTAAAGGCTTTGATAAGCAGCTTATCGGCGTTAAAAAAAATGATGAAAAATCTGTTGACGTTACTCTGCCTGAAAATTATCCACAAAAAGAATACGCAAATAAGAAAGCTAATTTTATTTGTAAAATTACAGAAGTAAAAAAATCAGAGGAAGTAAAAATAGATGATGTTTTTGCTAAAAACTTAGGTGCAAAAGATCTTGCTGATTTAAAAGTATTAGTTAGTAAACAAATTAATGATGAATATAAAAATTCTCTAGATAAATTGGCAAAAACTCAAATCTTAAAAGAAATTGAAAATTTTAAAGTAGATGAAATTCCAGAAAACTTAATTGAAGAAGAAGTTAAGATTTTATCTCAAGGTATGACTGAAGAAGATTCTAAAAAAAGTAGAAAAAATTTTGAGGAAATCGCTAAAAAAAGAATTAAAGTTGGGTTGATCTTAAATGAATTCGGTGAACAAAATAAAATCAAAGTAACCGAACAAGAAGTTCAAGCTGAAGTTCAAAAACAACTTAGAATGATGCCTGGCCAAGAAAAGATGGTTATGGAATTTTATCAAAAAAATCCATCAGCATTAGCTAGCTTAAGAGGAACCGTGTATGAAGAAAAAATTATCGATTTAATTAAAACTAAAGCAAAACCATCTAAAAAAGAAATTAGCAAAGAAGAAGCAGAAAAAATTTTAAAGGAACATCAAAAACAAGATCATAATCATGAACATGACCACAATCATGACCACGATCATCCTGAGGAAAAAAAAGCTTCAAAATCTACTAAAATTGAAAAAAAACCAAAACCCTCAGCATCTAAAAAACCTTCAACAAAAAAAGTTAGTAAAAAGTAATCACAAGTTGTATAAGTAAGAGAATCAACTTATGACAACAAATTTATTAGATCAAATGAATACTCTTGTACCTATGGTTGTTGAACAATCAAATAAAGGTGAGAGAGCTTATGATATTTATTCAAGACTTCTCAAAGAGAGAATTATTTTTTTGGTAGGACCAATAAATGATAACGTAGCATCTTTAGTTACAGCTCAACTTTTGTTTTTAGAGTCTGAGGATCCAAAAAAAGAAATCAATTTATATATCAATAGTCCTGGAGGACTAGTGACAGCAGGTCTTGGAATTTATGATACTATGCAATACATTAAACCAGATGTTTCAACATTATGTATTGGTCAAGCTGCATCAATGGGTTCATTTTTATTAGCTGCAGGTAAAAAAGGTAAAAGATTTTCTTTGCCAAATTCTAGAATTATGGTTCACCAACCTTCTGCTGGTTTTCAAGGACAAGCTACAGATATTGAAATTCATGCTAACGAAGTTTTAGCCTTGAAAAAAAGACTTAATGAGATTTATTCAAAACATACTGGAAAATCTGTTGATGATGTGAAGAAAGCACTAGAACGTGATAACTTTATGACTCCAGATACAGCAAAAGAGTTTGGTTTGATAGATGAAGTAGTTGAAAATAGATCTTAATACACAACATCTTGACACCCCTTTAAACTGATACTTGATTAGTATGAGTCTTCTATATTAAAGTAACTTTACTGATTCGTTTATAAATTATATGACAACAAATAATAAAAATATTCTTTACTGTTCTTTTTGTGGAAAGAGCCAACATGAAGTTAGAAAACTTATTGCAGGTCCAACTGTATTTATATGTGATGAATGCGTTGAACTATGCATGGATATCATCAAAGAAGAAAGTAAAGACACGTTTGTTAAACATCATGATGGGTTACCACCGCCTAAAGAAATTTGTGCTGTATTAGATGATTATGTTATTGGGCAGCCTCACGCAAAAAAAGTTTTATCAGTTGCTGTTCATAATCATTATAAGAGACTTAATTACGAGACTAAAACTAGCAAAACAGTTGAACTTTCAAAATCAAATATTCTTTTAGTTGGTCCAACTGGTTGTGGAAAAACTTTATTAGCTCAAACTCTAGCAAGAATCCTTGATGTTCCTTTCACAATGGCAGATGCAACCACTTTAACAGAAGCAGGTTATGTTGGTGAAGATGTTGAAAATATAATTTTAAAATTATTACAAGCTGCTGATTACAACGTTGAAAAAGCACAACGTGGAATTGTATACATCGATGAAGTTGATAAGATTAGCAGAAAGTCAGAAAACCCTTCTATAACTAGAGACGTGTCTGGAGAAGGTGTACAACAAGCTCTATTAAAAATTATGGAAGGGACAGTGGCAAGCGTTCCACCTCAAGGTGGCAGAAAGCATCCACAACAAGAATTTTTACAAGTAGACACTACAAATATTTTGTTTATTTGTGGTGGAGCATTCGCTGGCTTAGATAAAATAATATCTCAAAGAGATAAGGGTACATCAATAGGATTTGGTGCAAATGTAAAAAAAACAGATGATAAAAAAACAGGTGAGTGGATGAAAACTTTAGAACCTGAAGATTTGTTAAAGTATGGCTTAATCCCAGAATTTATTGGAAGACTTCCAATGATAGCTACATTAGAAGATCTTGATGAAAAATCTCTAGTTAAAATACTACAAGAACCAAAAAACTCACTAATTAAACAATACCAAGAATTATTTAAATTAGATGGAGCTAAGTTAAGTTTTAAAGAAAATGCGATCAAAGAGATTGCACAAAAAGCAATTAATAAGAAAACTGGGGCTAGAGGCCTTAGATCAATCTTAGAAAATATTTTATTAAAAACAATGTACGATCTTCCAAGTCAAGACAATGTGGAGGAAGTTATTGTAGACGCTAGTGCGGCCAAAGGACTATCTCAACCAATCATAGTTCATTCAAAAAATAGTAGCAAAACAAAGACTGACAAAACTTCTGCTGCCTAATTTCACGTTAATAAGTAATAAATAGCTATTGCAATATCATATTTAATATCCATATTTAGATGATGGATGTAAAAATTGAACGACCTTTATTACCGTTAAGAGATATTGTTGTATTTCCAAATATGGTAGTCCCATTATTTGTTGGCAGAGATAAATCTATTGCCGCTTTAAATGAAGTTATGAAAAAGGACAAAAAAATTGTTCTAGTTACTCAAAAAAATTCAGAAATAGATGACCCCAAAAAAACTGATGTTTTCATGTATGGTTGTGAAGGTAATATTCTTCAGTTATTAAAATTACCAGACGGTACAGTAAAAGTTTTAGTAGAAGGAAGTAAAAGAGTAAAAATTTTAGATTTTAAAGATAATGAGAAATTTATTATTTGTGAATATGCTCATCACCATGATGTAGTGACTAAAGATGAAGACTTAATACCACTAGCAATGACTGCTGTAAGAAGATTAGAAAAACTAACTTCAATTAATAAAAAAGTATCAAGTGAAACAATTAATAATATTAAAAAATTAACTAATGCATCACACATCGCTGATAATATCGCATCTCACCTAACAGCTACAATTTCAGAGAAGCAACAAATATTTGAAACTATAGATGTTAAGAAAAGACTGAATTCTATAATTAAAATAATGGAGAATGAAACGAGTATTATTGGAGTAGAAAAAAGAATTAGAGGAAGAGTTAAAACTCAAATGGAGAAAACTCAAAGAGAATATTATTTAAATGAACAACTTAAAGCTATTCAAAAGGAATTAGGTGAAATTGAAGATGGAAAAGATGAAACTTCAAGTTTGAATAAATTAATTATTAAAGCAAAAATGCCAAAAGATGTTGAGAAGAAATGCATGGCTGAGCTTAAAAAATTAAAAAATATGAGCCCAATGTCTGCTGAGGCTACTGTTATCAGAAATTATCTTGATTGGATGACAGATCTACCTTGGTATAAAAAAAGCCAAGTTGATATTGATCTAAAAAAAGCACTTGCAGTTCTTGATGCAGATCATTTTGGTTTAGAAAAAGTTAAAGAAAGAATTATTGAATTTTTAGCAGTCCAAAAAAGAATGGAAAAAATTAAAGGTCCAATTTTATGTTTAGTTGGTCCTCCAGGTGTTGGTAAAACATCATTAGGAAAATCAATTGCAAAAGCTACTAACAGAGAATTTGTAAGAGTTTCTGTTGGTGGTATGAGAGATGAAGCGGAAATAAGAGGACACAGAAGAACTTATATAGGCTCTTTACCTGGTAAAATTATTCAAATGATGAAAAAAGCAGGTACAAAAAATCCACTTATTCTTCTTGATGAAATAGATAAAATTGGAAATGATTATAGAGGAGATCCATCTTCTGCTTTGTTAGAAGCATTAGATCCAGAACAAAACACAACATTTAATGATCATTATCTAGAAGTTGATTATGATTTATCTGATGTCATGTTTGTTACTACAGCTAATACTTTGAATATTTTACCACCGTTATTAGATAGAATGGAAGTCATTAGATTAGCTGGTTATACAGAAGATGAAAAAATTAGCATTGCAAATAAGTATCTACTACCCAAACAGGTTAAAGATAATGGAGTTAAAGAAAATGAAATGACTTTATCTGAGGATATAATTAAAGAAATTATCCAAAGCTATACAAAAGAGTCTGGTGTAAGAAACCTAGAAAGAGAAATTTCAAAAGTAGCCAGAAAAGTTGTTAAGAAAGTAGTTTCTGGAGAAGAGAAAGAAGTTAAAATTGATTTAAAAAATTTACCAGACTATTTAGGAATTCAAAAATTTAAATTTGGTGAACTTGAAAGTAAAGATAAAATCGGTGTTGTTACTGGTTTAGCTTGGACTGAATACGGTGGGGAAATTCTTAAAATTGAAACTGTTATAATGCCAGGAAAAGGCAGAATGCAAATTACAGGAAAATTAGGTGAGGTTATGCAAGAATCTATCAAAGCTGCAAAATCTTTTATTAGATCAAAGAGTTTAGATTATGGAATCATTCCTCCTTTATTTGAAAAAAAGGATTTTCATATTCATGTTCCAGAAGGAGCTACTCCTAAAGATGGACCCTCAGCAGGTATTGGTATGGTCACTTCAATAGTTTCTGCAATCACAAATAACCCCGTCAGAAGAGATGTTGCAATGACAGGCGAGGTAACATTAACAGGTCAAGTATTACCAATTGGTGGATTAAAAGAAAAACTATTAGCAGCACACAGAGCTGGGATAAAACAAGTTATAATTCCGAAGGAAAATGAAAAAGATCTTGTTGATATGCCTAAGAAAATTATTGATGATATAAAAATTACTCCTGTTGAGCAAGCTGACGAAGTATTAAAAATAGCTTTAACAAAAGAATTAAAAAGAGTTGAGTGGGTCGAGGTTGAGAAAATTTCTCAATCTAATGATAAATCTCAAGCCAGTATTCAATAATTACCAATTTACATTATCTATTCCTTGATGTAATAGTAGCGCTTGTTTTGGGCGGTTAGCTCAGTTGGTAGAGCATCTCGTTTACACCGAGGGGGTCAAAGGTTCGAGTCCTTTACTGCCCACCAAAACAACTAAAGTGGGGGTGTAGCTCAGTTGGTTAGAGCGATCGCCTGTCACGCGATAGGTCGAGGGTTCGAGTCCCTTCACTCCCGCCACTTTTTCCCTATTAATTAACATTTATATTATTAAAAATGTGACGTAAGTACCCTTCAACAAGAGGTAAAAACTGCTATATAGACTCAAATGCTTTCAGAATTTTTAAAAGATTACTTACCAATTATTATATTTTTGATTATTGCACTTGGTCTGAGTTGTGCTTTTGTTGTTGTAAACTTAATATTATCACCAAAACATCCAGATCCAGAAAAATTATCTGCGTATGAATGTGGTTTTGAACCCTTTGAAGATTCAAGAATGGAATTTGATGTAAGGTTTTATTTAGTGGCAATTCTATTTATAATCTTTGATTTAGAGATAGCTTTCCTTTTTCCTTGGGCAATATCATTGGGTAATATTGGAGGTCTTGGCTTTACTTCAATGATGATATTTTTATTCATTCTTACGGTTGGATTTATTTATGAATGGAAAAAAGGTGCACTAGACTGGGAATAAAATTTTAGATTATGAACTTAGAAAATAAAAATAAAGAAATTCCTGAAGAATTTAAAAAACTTGCTGAAGACTTTAGTAAAAATGGTTTTATCACAACTTCACTTGATAATTTAATAAACTGGTCAAGAGCTGGTTCATTACACTGGATGACTTTTGGTTTAGCTTGCTGTGCTGTTGAGATGATGCAAACAGCAATGCCAAGATATGATTTAGAAAGATTTGGTGCTGCACCAAGAGGGTCACCAAGACAATCTGATGTTATGATTGTAGCTGGAACTTTAACTAATAAAATGGCACCGGCATTAAGAAAAGTTTATGATCAAATGCCTGAACCGAGATATGTTATTTCGATGGGTAGTTGTGCAAATGGTGGTGGTTATTATCACTACTCTTATTCTGTAGTCCGTGGTTGTGATAAGATAGTACCTGTGGATATTTATGTGCCAGGATGTCCTCCATCAGCTGAAGCATTACTTTATGGAATCTTGCAATTACAAAAAAAAATTAGAAACAAAGGATCTTTTGAAAGGTAATTTATATGCAAAATTTAATAGATCTTGAAAAAAAAATTAACTCGGAACTTACAACTAAAATTAAAAAAACTGAGATTAGACATGAACAGTTATATATTAATATTGATAATGAAGATTTGATAGATGTAACGTTATTTATTAAAAGTAACGAGAATACAAAATTTAGACAGTTAATTGATATTACAGTTGTTGATTACCCTGAAAATGCTCAACGTTTTAAAGTTGTGTATTTGTTTTTAAGTCATGAATTTAATCAAAGAATTATATTAAGTTACCTAATAAGTGAAAATGAAGTTATTCCATCACTAACACCCATTTATCCTGCAGCAAATTGGATGGAGAGAGAAGTTTTTGATATGTATGGAGTTAAGTTTAAAGACCATCCAGATATGAGAAGAATACTTACTGATTATGGCTTTGAAGGACACCCCTTAAGAAAAGATTTTCCTTTAACTGGTCATACTGAAGTTAGATATAGCGAAGATCAAAAGAAAGTTATTAGTGAACCAGTTAAGTTAGAGCAAAATTATAGAAATTTTGATTACGAAAGCCCTTGGGAAGGAACAAAATATATTAAAGATCAAACTGACCTTGAAAATGACAAAAAAAATTAAAACATTAAATCTAAATTTTGGACCTCAGCACCCCGCAGCTCATGGTGTGTTAAGATTAATTTTAGAATTAGATGGAGAGGTTGTTGAAAAAGCTGATCCACATATTGGTCTTCTACACCGGGGAACAGAAAAGTTAATAGAAAATAAAACGTATATGCAAGCAGTCCCTTATTTTGACAGACTTGATTATGTTGCTCCAATGAATCAGGAACATGCTTTTGCTTTAGCTATAGAAAAAATTTTAAAGATAAATGTTCCAATTAGAGCCCAATTAATCAGAGTAATGTTTTGTGAAATTGGAAGAATATTAAGTCATATATTAAATGTTACAACTCAAGCTCTTGATGTAGGCGCTTTAACTCCATCACTATGGGGTTTTGAAGAACGTGAAACATTAATGACATTTTATGAAAGAGCATCTGGTTCAAGACTACATGCCAATTACTTCAGGGCCGGTGGTGTTCATCAAGATTTACCGATGGGTCTTGCAGAGGATATAGGTAATTTTTGTGAGTCGTTCCCGAAGATAATAGATGATCTTGAAACATTATTGACTGACAACAGAATATTTAAACAGCGAAATGTTGATATAGGAATTGTAACCAAGGAAGATGCGTTAGATTATTCTTTTAGCGGTGTTATGATTAGAGGCTCTGGTGTTCCTTGGGATCTAAGAAAGTCTCAACCTTATGACTGTTATGAACAACTAGAATTTAAAATTCCAGTAGGAAAAAATGGAGACTGTTTTGATAGATATTTATGTAGAATTGAAGAAATGAGAGAAAGTGTTTCAATAATCAAACAATGTTTAAGTAAAATGGAAAAAGGACCAATTAAATCATTAGATGGAAAAATTAGTCCTCCACCTAAAAAAGATATTAAACAATCAATGGAAGCTTTAATTCATCACTTTAAATTATTCACTGAAGGTTATCGTGTTGACAAAGATGAAATTTATACTGCTGTTGAAGCACCAAAGGGTGAATTTGGTGTTTATTTAATATCTGATGGAACCAGCAAACCTTACAAATGTAAAATTAGAGCTCCTGGCTTTTCTCACCTACAAGCAATGGATTATTTGATTAAAGGACATATGCTTGCTGATGTACCTGCTGTTTTAGGTTCGTTAGATATTGTTTTTGGAGAGGTTGATAGATAATGAGTTTAAGAAAACCTGCAAAAGAACAACCAGAAAAATTTGAATTCACAGCAGATAGTTTAGCTGCAGCAAAAGAAATGATTTCCAAATATCCAGAAGGAAAACAACAAAGCGCTGTAATGGCATTACTATATATCGCTCAAAAACAAAATGATAACTGGATACCACTTGCAGCAATGAAATATATCGGAAAGTTTTTAGATATGCCTTATATAAAAGTTTATGAGGTGGCCACTTTTTATACAATGTATAACCTATCACCAGTTGGAAAACACTTTATTCAAGTTTGCACAACTACACCATGCATGATCAGAGGAGCTTATAAACTTGTTGAAGCATGCAAAGAAAAAATTTCAGAAAATGAAAATGAATTATCCACTGATAAATCATGCTCATGGATGGAAGTTGAATGTTTGGGTGCATGCGTTAATGCCCCAATGATGCAAATTAATGATGACTATTATGAAGACCTAGATAAAGAAAAAACTTTAAAAATTTTAGATGAGATACTTGACGGTAAGACGCCAAAGCCAGGATCTTATAGAGGAAGAGTTAATAATGAACCTGAAAATAACAGAAAAACACTTTTGGATTTAAAAAATGCTTAACGATAAAGATAGAATATTTCAAAACCTATATAATGATAAAGGTTCAGATGTTGAGTCTTCAAAAAATAGAGGTGACTGGGTAGATACTGCTGAAATAATAAAAAAAG
Encoded here:
- a CDS encoding NADH-quinone oxidoreductase subunit D; this encodes MTKKIKTLNLNFGPQHPAAHGVLRLILELDGEVVEKADPHIGLLHRGTEKLIENKTYMQAVPYFDRLDYVAPMNQEHAFALAIEKILKINVPIRAQLIRVMFCEIGRILSHILNVTTQALDVGALTPSLWGFEERETLMTFYERASGSRLHANYFRAGGVHQDLPMGLAEDIGNFCESFPKIIDDLETLLTDNRIFKQRNVDIGIVTKEDALDYSFSGVMIRGSGVPWDLRKSQPYDCYEQLEFKIPVGKNGDCFDRYLCRIEEMRESVSIIKQCLSKMEKGPIKSLDGKISPPPKKDIKQSMEALIHHFKLFTEGYRVDKDEIYTAVEAPKGEFGVYLISDGTSKPYKCKIRAPGFSHLQAMDYLIKGHMLADVPAVLGSLDIVFGEVDR
- the nuoE gene encoding NADH-quinone oxidoreductase subunit NuoE, whose translation is MSLRKPAKEQPEKFEFTADSLAAAKEMISKYPEGKQQSAVMALLYIAQKQNDNWIPLAAMKYIGKFLDMPYIKVYEVATFYTMYNLSPVGKHFIQVCTTTPCMIRGAYKLVEACKEKISENENELSTDKSCSWMEVECLGACVNAPMMQINDDYYEDLDKEKTLKILDEILDGKTPKPGSYRGRVNNEPENNRKTLLDLKNA